TGCCGCATTTCCACAGCAAGCGGCGGTACTTGTCGAAGTCGTAGCCACGGTCGGCGTACAGACGCCTGGGTTTGAGGCGGGGACGTCCCCGAGCTCCCCGAATCGGCGGAACCGACTCGAGCAGGGGCAGGAGCTGGGTGACGTCGTGCCGGTTGCCGCCGGTGAGCGTCACGGCGAGCGGGGTTCCGTAGCGGTCGACGATCAGATGGTGCTTGGAGCCGGGACGGGCACGGTCGACCGGCGAGGGGCCAACGTGCTCCCCCCTTTGAGGGCCCGCACGTGCGATCCGTCCACGGAGCAGTCGTCCAGGTCCAGCAGGTCGGCGCGGCGAAGCTCGGCCAGCAGGGCAGCATGCAGGCGTGGCCAGACACCGGCTTCGGTCCAGTCCCGCAGCCGGCGCCAGGCCGTCACGCCGGAACAGCCCACGGTCTCCGCGGGGACGTCCCGCCAGGCGACACCCGTCCGCAGCACGAACAGGACGCCAGCGAGTGCCGTTCGGTCAGGAACACGCAACCGCCCGGGATGTCGGTGGCGTCGTTCGGGAGCGGGTGGC
This DNA window, taken from Streptomyces nitrosporeus, encodes the following:
- a CDS encoding IS5 family transposase (programmed frameshift), which translates into the protein MRADLVPDDLWERVAPLLPPAPERRHRHPGRLRVPDRTALAGVLFVLRTGVAWRDVPAETVGCSGVTAWRRLRDWTEAGVWPRLHAALLAELRRADLLDLDDCSVDGSHVRALKRGEHVGPSPVDRARPGSKHHLIVDRYGTPLAVTLTGGNRHDVTQLLPLLESVPPIRGARGRPRLKPRRLYADRGYDFDKYRRLLWKCGIKPMIARRGVAHGSGLGKVRWVVERAFAWLHQFKRLRTRYERRADLHQGLLDLACSLICLRRLRTSF